From Capra hircus breed San Clemente chromosome 12, ASM170441v1, whole genome shotgun sequence, a single genomic window includes:
- the EXOSC8 gene encoding exosome complex component RRP43 produces MAAGFKTVEPLEYYRRFLKENCRPDGRELGEFRTTTVNVGSIGTADGSSLVKLGNTTVICGIKAEFGAPPTDAPDKGYVVPNVDLSPLCSWRFRSGPPGEEAQVASQFIADVIENSQIIQKEDLCISSGKLAWVLYCDLICLNHDGNILDACTFALLAALKNVQLPEVTINEETALAEVNLKKKSYLNIRTHPVATSFAVFDDTLLIVDPTEEEEHLATGTLTVVMDEEGKLCCLHKPGGSGLTGAKLQDCMSRAVTRHKEVKKLMDEVFKSMKPK; encoded by the exons AACTGTGGAACCTCTGGAGTATTACAGGAGATTTCTG AAAGAGAATTGCCGTCCTGATGGAAGAGAACTTGGTGAATTCAGAACCACAACTGTCAACGTAG gTTCGATTGGTACCGCAGATGGTTCTTCTTTAGTGAAGCTGGGAAATACTACAGTAATTTGTGGAATTAAAGCG GAATTTGGAGCACCACCAACAGATGCCCCTGATAAAGGATATGTTG TTCCTAATGTGGATCTATCACCTCTGTGTTCGTGGAGATTTCGGTCTGGCCCTCCTGGAGAAGAGGCCCAAGTGGCCAGCCAGTTCATTGCAGATGTCATTGAAAA TTCACAGATAATTCAGAAAGAAGACTTATGCATCTCTTCAGGAAAG CTTGCTTGGGTTTTGTACTGTGATCTCATTTGCCTCAACCACGATGGAAACATTTTGGATGCTTGTACCTTTGCTCTGTTAGCAGCTTTAAAAAATG TACAGTTGCCTGAAGTtactataaatgaagaaactgcttTAGCAGAAgttaatttaaagaagaaaagttattTGAATATTAGAACTCATCCAGTTGCAACTTCCTTTGCTGTGTTTGATGA caCTCTGCTTATAGTTGATCCCACTGAAGAGGAGGAACATCTGGCAACGGGAACCCTAACAGTTGTAATGGACGAGGAAGGCAAGCTCTGTTGTCTTCACAAACCAG GTGGAAGTGGACTGACTGGAGCTAAACTTCAAGACTGTATGAGCCGAGCAGTTACAAGacacaaagaagtaaaaaaaCTGATGGATGAAGTATTTAAGAGTATGAAACCCAAATAA